A section of the Candidatus Paceibacterota bacterium genome encodes:
- the tmk gene encoding dTMP kinase — protein MARSLPTPAALAPDQTRGVMAIPAFRKLWNSMAFSSLGDWLGLLATTAMAQQLSGGDYAKANFAIAGVFIARLVPSVFLGPLAGVIADRFDRRRLMIMCDIIRAGFYISIPIIGNYLWLYIATISVECVTLFWSPAKEASVPNLVPKEKLESANQVSLLAAYGSAPIAAVLFSLLALVNGVLANALPFIESNSVDLALYINAVSFLFGAWTVWGLHEIPKGAASKNASEVGVAKSLLEGWRFVSTSKIVRGLIVGMVGAFVAAGAVIGLARTFVGDLGGGDAAYGVLFGAVFTGLAVGIAFGPKVFAQFSRRRLFGASLAIAGFFLVLLAIIPNLVLAVFIVIVLGSFSGVCWVTGFTMLGMEVADDVRGRTFAFMQSLIRVTLVAVLAISPLIAAAVGQHNFKFQNTQISYNGAAITILIAGVIASIIGMVSYRQMKDRPNVSIWSDISNALKGELGSITGASTKGVFIAFEGGEGSGKSTQVKLLKKWLEGQGHDVLLTREPGGTELGKALREILLSHETGDISPRAEALLYAADRAHHVHSVIRPALEAGQIVITDRYFDSSIAYQGAGRILEPGEVARISRWATESLFPTLTVVLDLPADVGLSRLKKKDRLEVEPLAFHERIRQEYLQLALLDPERYLVVDAQMSLADIEHSIITRVAELPALSKVPKKERPIRIPAGLKRKPRVK, from the coding sequence GTGGCACGTTCACTCCCAACCCCAGCAGCTCTCGCGCCGGATCAGACCCGTGGCGTCATGGCTATCCCGGCCTTCCGCAAACTCTGGAACTCCATGGCTTTCTCCTCCCTGGGAGACTGGCTAGGCCTCTTGGCTACAACCGCGATGGCTCAACAACTCTCCGGTGGGGATTATGCCAAGGCCAACTTTGCGATCGCTGGTGTATTCATCGCCCGACTTGTCCCTTCGGTTTTCTTGGGGCCACTTGCCGGAGTGATTGCTGATCGATTTGATCGACGCAGATTGATGATCATGTGCGACATAATTCGCGCTGGTTTCTATATTTCGATTCCAATTATCGGCAATTACCTCTGGCTCTACATCGCCACCATTTCGGTTGAGTGTGTAACGCTTTTCTGGTCGCCAGCAAAGGAGGCGAGCGTTCCCAATTTAGTGCCAAAAGAGAAATTGGAAAGTGCCAACCAAGTCTCACTGCTTGCAGCATACGGAAGCGCTCCGATTGCGGCAGTCCTATTTTCTCTTTTAGCCCTGGTTAATGGCGTGCTTGCAAATGCTCTTCCATTCATTGAGAGCAATTCAGTTGATCTTGCTCTTTACATTAATGCAGTAAGTTTTCTCTTTGGTGCGTGGACCGTCTGGGGTCTGCATGAAATACCAAAGGGTGCAGCATCGAAGAATGCTAGTGAAGTTGGAGTAGCCAAGTCCCTCCTGGAGGGCTGGCGCTTCGTCAGTACTTCTAAAATTGTGCGCGGACTCATTGTTGGGATGGTCGGCGCATTCGTCGCGGCGGGTGCTGTCATCGGTCTTGCTCGGACATTTGTAGGAGATCTTGGTGGAGGTGACGCGGCATACGGTGTTCTCTTTGGAGCAGTCTTCACGGGGCTCGCAGTGGGCATTGCATTTGGTCCAAAAGTCTTTGCGCAGTTTTCAAGACGCCGGCTCTTTGGCGCTTCATTAGCGATTGCCGGGTTCTTCCTTGTTCTCCTTGCGATTATCCCTAACTTGGTTTTGGCGGTATTTATCGTCATAGTCCTTGGGTCTTTCTCTGGAGTTTGCTGGGTTACCGGATTCACCATGCTAGGAATGGAAGTTGCCGACGATGTACGCGGACGCACCTTTGCGTTTATGCAATCACTCATACGCGTGACTCTCGTAGCTGTCCTGGCAATTTCGCCACTCATTGCCGCTGCAGTGGGTCAGCATAATTTCAAATTTCAAAACACGCAGATTAGTTACAACGGAGCGGCCATAACGATACTAATTGCCGGCGTAATTGCCTCAATTATTGGCATGGTCTCGTATCGACAGATGAAGGACCGCCCCAATGTCTCGATCTGGAGCGATATCTCAAATGCGCTGAAAGGTGAACTAGGGTCCATTACTGGTGCTTCAACCAAGGGCGTCTTCATTGCCTTTGAAGGCGGAGAAGGTTCGGGAAAATCTACCCAGGTGAAGTTGTTAAAGAAATGGTTAGAGGGGCAGGGCCATGACGTCCTTCTCACTCGCGAACCCGGCGGTACCGAACTTGGCAAGGCTCTGAGAGAAATACTGCTCTCCCATGAAACAGGAGATATTTCCCCCCGTGCTGAGGCGCTGCTCTACGCAGCCGATCGGGCGCACCATGTTCATTCGGTGATCCGTCCCGCACTGGAGGCGGGACAGATAGTAATCACTGATAGATACTTTGATTCTTCTATCGCCTACCAGGGCGCGGGTCGGATTTTGGAGCCCGGGGAAGTTGCACGTATATCGCGTTGGGCAACCGAATCCCTTTTCCCAACCCTTACGGTGGTTCTGGATCTTCCGGCAGATGTTGGATTGAGCCGTCTGAAAAAGAAGGATCGGCTGGAAGTCGAACCCTTAGCCTTTCACGAGCGAATTAGGCAGGAATATTTACAGTTGGCACTTTTGGATCCCGAACGCTATTTGGTGGTAGATGCGCAGATGAGCCTTGCGGATATCGAGCACTCCATTATTACTCGCGTTGCAGAGTTGCCTGCGTTGAGCAAGGTTCCCAAGAAAGAGAGACCAATTCGGATTCCGGCAGGACTTAAACGTAAGCCGAGAGTGAAATAG